The Tenebrio molitor chromosome 5, icTenMoli1.1, whole genome shotgun sequence genome has a segment encoding these proteins:
- the Elys gene encoding protein ELYS isoform X2 produces MSISVSKIVNLSQAALKFLVRDELEDEPVQEFKTIGGVFSNSDYAWFANGPGLEIVDTKTGSKVGAWTFGWVLRDSNTEVVCVDEIQRPHGRLPLLAVGVDCDLSGGMICIFDFISSKIIRAVHISDKITNLHVVDAGYDIFTLPGPLRNFDGVIAVGTARGDVFLVDICRQICDEARTAGEFRDELNPCQLSNITSRDINKIEFHKEFAIRNSHHLAIHLNIVFEKSKHFVLKGPKGDDRIHVNKDEVTVSALYYCPQLGSLLVGYNFGALQLYNLMTLELVYTSPVCDEHIPISHFAVQEPADDPRPVCYIWAMYSGSEQYPTCLPLAVMYAFCYNTKEYHEGYGFLYQDFSSAAVQYQTELGVSEGHNRLSKPRGGVCLKLNSIIQGSANKEGPPYDSSEDGLTLCVFVWSVWFSNMETDTFLAVFDLNQWYKQQMPNVPNPQFCPTYMIQIHLNDLINSATNKSLPIVDVHLDENSLQQFAGAQRLEEYFYPNSLSFGLTCLRENDVVFLHNKGVQKALLAQIESSGPLCLIEPAEVYQEIIGLGLIPLFLDLPVNTPISTNQQREVILGAALENRLMGWLCKCASEWANGSFLSTGCSLDFLINWAFQRAATLKTQCDNYCVPLFDYSQLRPDNNTNNLLNSCIRQLKHLCSLYTFVTTKLSMFVSNRDVIAEQFNSLQTVSVYFEVLQWLLNVGLLPECPITAYPRSDDLERINAPYPAEMLTEFYNHRRALLKILNEEKFSSSESVLFIDTLIERECGGKLLQEQWRNDGGNGLYPPPSLQALLRTYLVDNVDLSYKHLVVIYVFLDLAMTLDQERYKPVITYLIKFPAVFKVSPSVIKITQAFWQLDHCDYNTAMGLLLDPLISSKDLTHWHHKVALRSLMLQKQHNFALLYLQVRKPVLTDDDDVLTRISLYVSNNMLDEAFYFEKHFTDEVRRNKFLSHFFNECKKNDKLKSLIYRSLTLADENFFLKYLTNSNQSEAEDLHVYYHVLRSHFMEAFESHQRTVPNQIETQGLVGQENAIPRDKLVYNLKKLLPDVNRNLINLCHKERNNVWQQVSIPTPMSVFVHNLNENVQYKSTLIGAALAKAKQTFSETVSKKFRLDTEGTPFLRTPTVSVGSRRRAVVVVQPRVISVDQDEVDVLSPPSAKRLKLSPRRNTPLSASIPCRLETPIVKRKTPRVCEQERKTPTPHSILKVKKLINHTPSKTDVQFEDDFKEFEKLEYTPVSKKSGLGLSPRKSLSRASPVVRFEGLKSSSSSTLNNTLSLSDKLAESSTDSNALRVTSSSKNTSTEEEVFYSPESSLENKQEIAENEANEINEILDESVKEVEEITVEKSFQSPKREIEEVEKPHEERYSSPVFSPKARRSYKRSLTPIRFSPRLSKNAAVAKDTPVSPPKESVQIELNYSTPSAEENFDDVSNKKLVSTSEKISTGEESNLSPNETSKSSSVLPKLRPRKSLCRKVLETNALSRALSSPIDTPRSRRSKTSILEESTEKFVLESTLKYTDGEEMHKSSLIKKHNLTTSFAESDLDTSDDYSIQYHTSDQLKLSESMLHYLNHTNDSIVKNNSVVGDSDRKNDSSEVSQDKSLVLNCQSTFEKDKSLEHSVVDSGKDLPMSFSVTESELSESMMRCINNRESDEQDKTQDYDIEVMEVDDDLDQNEESKSVLVQQNKSDELFYETLTNVKEPEKSVDGSSICEKSKEKNETFDGETSSNRPVDPEMNVFEISDDLSYNDGLVVEKEVTLEEDFCYDQQNTLESVLEENISAVSSTTIGALEKNVLNESFSSEESNEEQGQEVYEDAENKAPDELPENEVIEIGSSSEDERNKEASVGSNSRTSSSSEESCEEKLEVSYERNIYDSDQDMSSESSYEKRYSELSENSSYEKYDQTKEGCGLFQGDIVLIDEEEDENNSEIKQIDEVEVAKKSVDEALKALEVAEAQLVEEKKSDVSVEKISEEKSEDSKEPELEVEVEDRNSDKENNPEEKDGDLSDEIEELNYEDQHGVIGEEEILGDKDSNRDDVGEGNLVENRKVEETHCQTEEEKKDDSEMLKSEICNEESEKEADLEAKNDQSKDETEENVANQDVLDVIHVAPVGVSTSSKIEVDLLDTIATNTQEKQKRSRPRSSSVSSSVSEKSNRGRKKANNEEVTLQRYVTRKALDSLDTLDVMNSPKVELDILDNLGTQPVRSLRPRRVSTEEISTPTVTLRQRSASVDEAKPTKTKQPAKKETKKEETDRPRRAASVSHLPKISEEDSDEQQNRSRSVLEGYSMSRRVTRRQMSLLKKSLDATGKGEKIELESMDPTVLLDKLPFEGKPDPEEQKVYETSPSTTNSASSTPVKPSRRLRSASQASETSQRSESDTPVKAVKGRPRKKSTDEVSNISTRSNSSRVKSKAVQNAAEEVVVSEPRQTRSRARSISSVNSEDSSASETPKAAKRQRRVTSRSTLPEIKEEPNKTENSVIPKKRTRKNSTQT; encoded by the exons atgtcaatttctgttagtaaaattgtaaatttatcGCAAGCGGCATTGAAATTCTTAGTGCGAGACGAACTTGAAGATGAACCAGTGCAAg AGTTTAAAACCATCGGAGGGGTCTTCTCCAATAGCGACTATGCTTGGTTCGCTAACGGCCCCGGCTTGGAGATCGTGGATACCAAAACGGGAAGCAAAGTTGGAGCGTGGACTTTTGGTTGGGTCTTGCGGGATTCAAACACAGAAGTAGTTTGTGTTGATGAAATTCAGAGACCGCATGGGAGACTGCCTCTTTTGGCAGTCGGAGTCGACTGTGATTTGAGTGGGGGAATGATTTGTATTTTCGATTTCATTTCTTCCAAAATTATCAGAGCAGTACACATCAGTGACAAA aTCACTAATTTACATGTTGTTGATGCTGGTTACGACATATTTACTTTGCCCGGTCCTTTGAGGAATTTTGATGGAGTTATTGCAGTGGGGACAGCGAGGGGTGATGTGTTCTTAGTTGATATTTGTCGACAGATCTGCGATGAAG CGCGGACTGCTGGAGAGTTTAGAGACGAATTAAATCCGTGTCAGTTAAGCAACATCACTTCAAGAGATATCAATAAAATAGAATTCCACAAAGAGTTTGCCATCAGAAACAGTCACCACCTTGCAATACATCTCAATa TCgtttttgaaaagtcaaaacattttgttttgaaaggACCGAAAGGTGATGACCGCATTCACGTCAACAAAGACGAAGTAACAGTTAGCGCTCTTTACTACTGTCCCCAACTGGGGTCTCTCTTGGTAGGGTATAATTTTGGGGCGCTCCAGttatataatttaatgacTTTAGAACTAGTATACACTTCTCCTGTTTGCGATGAGCATATTCCAATATCACATTTTGCCGTACAG gaacccGCCGATGACCCCAGACCAGTTTGCTACATCTGGGCCATGTACAGCGGCAGCGAACAATATCCAACTTGTCTGCCGTTGGCTGTAATGTACGCTTTTTGTTACAACACCAAAGAATACCACGAAGGTTATGGATTTCTCTACCAA GATTTTAGTAGTGCAGCGGTTCAGTACCAGACAGAGCTCGGAGTCTCTGAAGGTCACAACAGACTGTCCAAACCTCGTGGAGGGGTTTGTTTAAAACTGAATTCGATTATTCAAGGCTCGGCAAATAAAGAAGGACCTCCTTACGACTCTAGCGAAGACGGTCTCACTTTATGTGTGTTTGTCTGGAGCGTATGGTTCAGCAACATGGAAACGGACACTTTCTTGGCTGTGTTCGACCTGAACCAGTGGTACAAACAGCAGATGCCAA ATGTCCCAAATCCGCAGTTCTGCCCCACCTACATGATACAGATCCATCTTAACGACTTGATCAATTCTGCCACTAATAAATCTCTCCCAATAGTGGACGTTCATTTGGATGAAAATTCGTTGCAGCAGTTTGCAGGGGCCCAAAGACTGGAAGAATACTTCTATCCAAACTCGCTGTCTTTTG GACTGACGTGTTTGCGCGAAAACGACGTAGTTTTTCTTCACAACAAAGGAGTGCAAAAAGCCCTGTTGGCCCAAATCGAGTCGTCGGGTCCTTTATGTTTAATAGAGCCAGCTGAAGTTTACCAAGAAATTATCGGTTTAGGATTGATTCCATTATTTCTTGATTTACCAGTAAATACACCCATTTCGAcc AACCAGCAACGCGAAGTTATATTGGGTGCGGCCCTCGAGAACCGATTGATGGGGTGGTTGTGTAAGTGCGCGTCAGAGTGGGCCAACGGAAGTTTTCTTTCGACGGGCTGCTCTCTTGACTTCCTAATAAACTGGGCTTTCCAACGTGCCGCCACTCTCAAGACGCAATGCGACAATTACT GCGTCCCACTTTTCGACTATTCGCAGCTCAGACCAGACAACAACACCAACAACTTACTTAACAGTTGCATAAGACAGCTGAAACACCTATGTTCGCTCTATACGTTCGTCACGACTAAATTGTCGATGTTCGTCTCGAATCGGG aCGTGATAGCGGAGCAGTTCAACTCGTTGCAAACGGTTTCGGTGTACTTCGAAGTCCTGCAGTGGTTGTTAAACGTGGGACTTTTGCCTGAATGCCCCATCACGGCGTACCCGCGTTCTGACGATCTAGAACGCATAAATGCGCCGTATCCAGCCGAAATGTTGACCGAGTTTTACAACCACAGGAGGGCACTGCTCAAGATTCTGAATGAAGAAAAGTTTTCGTCATCTGAAAGCGTTCTCTTCATCGACACGTTGATAGAGAGAGAGTGTGGAGGGAAGCTGTTGCAAGA GCAGTGGCGTAACGACGGGGGTAACGGTCTGTACCCACCACCCTCCTTGCAAGCCCTTCTCAGAACATATCTGGTCGATAACGTCGACTTGTCGTACAAACATTTAGTCGTCATTTATGTTTTCTTAGACCTAGCAATGACTCTAGATCAGGAGCGCTACAAACCCGTCATAACCTACCTGATTAAATTCCCAGCGGTTTTTAAAGTGAGTCCGAGCGTGATAAAAATCACTCAAGCCTTCTGGCAATTGGACCACTGTGATTACAAC ACCGCGATGGGTCTCCTTCTAGACCCACTCATATCATCCAAAGACTTGACCCATTGGCACCACAAGGTGGCGCTGAGGTCGCTGATGTTGCAGAAGCAACACAACTTCGCCTTGCTGTACCTTCAAGTCAGAAAACCTGTTCTGACAGACGACGACGACGTCTTAACTAGGATAAGTCTCTACGTCTCGAACAACATGCTAGACGAGGCGTTTTATTTCGAGAAGCACTTCACCGATGAAGTACGACGCAATAAATTTTTGTCCCATTTCTTTAACG AGTGTAAAAAGAACGACAAGTTGAAGTCGTTGATTTATCGATCACTCACATTGGCcgacgaaaacttttttttgaaatacctCACAAACAGCAACCAATCCGAAGCGGAAGATCTTCACGTGTACTATCACGTTTTGCGGTCGCATTTTATGGAAGCTTTCGAGAGTCACCAACGCACGGTACCAAATCAGATCGAGACTCAGGGACTGGTGGGACAAGAGAACGCGATTCCCAGAGATAAGTTAGTTTACaatttgaagaaacttttgcCTGATGTAAACCGGAACCTGATCAATCTCTGTCACAAAGAGAGGAATAATGTGTGGCAACAAG TTTCAATACCAACACCGATGTCAGTTTTCGTTCATAACCTCAACGAAAACGTTCAGTATAAATCCACTTTGATCGGAGCCGCTCTAGCTAAAGCGAAACAAACGTTCAGCGAGACAGTGAGCAAGAAGTTCAGGTTGGACACGGAAGGGACACCGTTTTTACGAACTCCCACAGTTTCAGTGGGGTCTAGACG ACGGGCAGTTGTTGTTGTTCAACCAAGAGTGATCAGTGTTGACCAAGACGAAGTGGATGTTTTAAGCCCACCTTCGGCCAAACGACTGAAATTGTCCCCAAGACGAAATACTCCACTTTCTGCTTCAATTCCTTGCAGATTGGAGACTCCTATAGTCAAGCGGAAGACACCGAGAGTCTGTGAACAAGAGCGTAAAACACCCACGCCTCACAGTATCTTAAAG gttaagaaattaataaaccACACTCCCTCCAAGACCGACGTTCAGTTTGAAGATGATTTCAAGGAATTCGAAAAACTGGAGTACACTCCTGTATCTAAG AAATCCGGACTGGGTCTCTCCCCTCGCAAATCGTTATCCAGAGCATCCCCCGTGGTCAGGTTTGAAGGGTTGAAAAGTTCATCTTCTAGCACTTTGAACAATACTCTCAGCTTGTCGGACAAATTGGCCGAATCATCAACAG ATAGTAACGCTTTGCGTGTGACTTCGTCGTCGAAGAACACATCTACAGAAGAGGAAGTTTTCTATTCTCCCGAGTCGTCGCtcgaaaataaacaagagattGCCGAGAACGAGGCAAATGAAATAAACGAGATACTCGACGAGTCTGTTAAGGAAGTGGAGGAAATTACTGTCGAGAAGTCTTTTCAAAGTCCGAAACGTGAAATCGAAGAAGTGGAAAAGCCCCACGAAGAGAGATACTCCAGTCCGGTGTTTTCGCCGAAAGCTAGAAGAAGTTACAAAC GGTCGCTCACGCCGATCAGATTTAGTCCTCGATTGTCCAAGAATGCAGCTGTCGCGAAAGACACACCGGTGTCTCCGCCCAAAGAGTCGGTACAAATAGAGTTGAATTATAGCACTCCCTCCgctgaagaaaattttgacgACGTTTCAAACAAGAAGTTGGTCTCTACTTCGGAGAAAATTTCGACTGGTGAAGAATCGAATCTGTCGCCCAACGAAACTTCAAAATCTTCGTCTGTTCTTCCGAAATTACGCCCAAGGAAATCTCTGTGTAGGAAAGTGTTGGAGACCAATGCCCTCAGTAGAGCGTTGAGTTCTCCAATAGACACTCCAAGAAGCAGAAGATCGAAGACTTCAATTTTAGAAGAGTCTACCGAGAAGTTTGTTTTGGAGTCCACTCTTAAATACACAGATGGTGAAGAAATGCACAAGTCCAGTCTCATCAAGAAACACAACCTCACGACAAGTTTTGCAGAATCTGATTTGGACACATCGGACGATTACAGTATTCAGTATCACACTTCTGACCAATTGAAACTGTCCGAATCGATGTTGCATTATCTGAATCATACGAACGATTCGatagtgaaaaataacagTGTTGTTGGAGATTCTGATAGGAAAAATGATTCAAGTGAAGTGTCTCAGGATAAGAGTcttgtattaaattgtcagtCCACCTTTGAAAAAGATAAATCTCTTGAGCATTCTGTCGTTGACAGTGGTAAAGATTTGCCGATGTCTTTTAGCGTAACCGAATCGGAATTGTCCGAATCGATGATGCGTTGCATAAACAATCGCGAATCTGACGAACAAGACAAGACCCAAGATTACGACATCGAAGTTATGGAAGTGGATGACGATCTTGATCAAAACGAAGAGAGTAAATCGGTTCTGGTCCAACAGAATAAGAGTGACGAGTTGTTTTATGAAACCTTGACGAATGTGAAAGAGCCAGAAAAGAGCGTAGACGGGTCTTCGATATGTGAGAAGAGTAAGGAGAAGAATGAAACATTTGACGGTGAAACTTCAAGTAACAGACCTGTGGACCCTGAGATGAACGTGTTTGAGATATCCGACGATCTCAGCTACAACGATGGTTTGGTGGTGGAAAAAGAAGTTACACTCGAAGAAGATTTTTGTTATGACCAACAAAATACTCTGGAGAGTGTTCTAGAGGAAAATATTAGTGCCGTCAGTTCAACAACGATTGGTG CTCTTGAAAAGAATGTGCTCAATGAGAGTTTTAGTTCGGAAGAGTCGAACGAGGAGCAAGGTCAAGAAGTTTATGAGGATGCAGAAAATAAGGCACCGGATGAGCTTCCCGAAAATGAAGTCATCGAAATTGGCAGTTCGAGTGAAGACGAACGAAATAAAGAGGCGTCAGTCGGGTCAAACAGCCGAACCTCCTCGAGCAGCGAAGAGAGTTGCGAGGAAAAACTCGAAGTGTCGTACGAAAGAAACATCTACGACAGCGACCAAGACATGTCTTCCGAGTCGAGCTACGAAAAGCGTTACAGTGAACTGAGCGAAAACAGCAGCTACGAGAAATACGATCAAACCAAAGAAGGGTGTGGGTTGTTTCAGGGTGATATTGTACTGATAGACGAGGAAGAAGACGAAAACAATTCGGAGATCAAACAAATCGATGAAGTGGAGGTGGCGAAGAAGAGCGTAGATGAAGCCTTGAAGGCTTTGGAGGTTGCGGAGGCCCAACTTGTCGAGGAGAAAAAATCTGACGTAAGCGTGGAGAAGATAAGCGAAGAAAAGTCGGAAGATTCCAAGGAACCAGAACTGGAGGTTGAAGTTGAAGATCGTAACTCGGATAAGGAAAATAATCCGGAAGAGAAGGACGGAGACCTCTCTGATGAAATAGAAGAGTTGAATTATGAAGATCAGCACGGCGTAATTGGTGAAGAAGAAATTTTGGGAGACAAAGATTCGAACAGAGATGATGTAGGAGAAGGCAATCTTGTAGAAAATAGAAAAGTAGAAGAGACACACTGTCAAACAGAAGAAGAGAAGAAAGATGATTCGGAAATGTTGAAGAGTGAAATTTGCAATGAAGAGAGTGAAAAGGAAGCGGATTTGGAAGCTAAGAATGACCAGTCTAAAGATGAAACAGAAGAGAATGTGGCAAATCAGGATGTTTTAGACGTAATTCACGTCGCTCCAGTAGGCGTTTCTACTAGTAGCAAGATAGAAGTGGACTTGTTAGATACAATCGCTACAAATACGCAGGAAAAACAGAAGA GATCAAGGCCACGTTCGTCGTCAGTTTCGAGTTCCGTTTCCGAAAAGTCTAACAGAGGTCGTAAAAAGGCCAACAACGAGGAAGTAACATTACAGAGATACGTAACAAGAAAAGCACTAGACTCTTTGGACACATTAGATGTAATGAATAGTCCGAAAGTTGAACTTGACATTTTAGACAATCTGGGAACACAACCGGTTAGAAGTTTGCGTCCTAGAAGGGTCAGCACGGAAGAAATTAGTACCCCCACTGTAACTCTTCGTCAACGCAGTGCAAGCGTGGACGAAGCGAAACCGACCAAGACGAAGCAACCCGCCAAAAAAGAGACCAAGAAAGAGGAGACGGACAGACCTCGGCGCGCCGCGTCGGTGTCCCACTTGCCTAAAATTTCCGAAGAAGATAGCGACGAACAACAGAACAGGTCTCGCAGCGTCCTCGAAGGTTACTCGATGAGTAGACGCGTGACTCGACGGCAAATGAGCTTGCTGAAGAAGTCCCTCGACGCGACCGGCAAAGGTGAAAAAATCGAGCTGGAGTCCATGGACCCTACAGTTCTTCTGGACAAACTGCCGTTCGAGGGTAAACCCGACCCCGAGGAGCAGAAAGTATACGAAACTTCACCGTCGACAACCAACAGTGCGTCGAGCACACCGGTGAAGCCGTCGAGAAGACTGAGGTCGGCGTCGCAAGCGTCGGAGACCTCGCAGCGGTCCGAGAGCGACACTCCGGTGAAGGCGGTCAAAGGGCGGCCAAGAAAGAAATCGACTGACGAGGTTTCGAATATTTCCACGAGGTCCAATTCGTCAAGAGTGAAGTCCAAA GCCGTGCAAAATGCTGCGGAAGAAGTGGTGGTGTCGGAACCGAGACAGACAAGGAGCAGGGCGAGGTCAATTTCTTCGGTGAATTCCGAAGATTCAA GTGCGTCTGAAACTCCTAAAGCTGCCAAACGCCAACGTAGGGTGACTTCTCGGAGTACGTTGCCCGAAATAAAAGAAGAACCAAACAAAACAGAAAACTCCGTAATTCCCAAAAAGCGAACACGGAAGAACAGCACCCAAACATGA